GTTCCACTAAAAAACTGCCACGAGGATTGCCATGTCAGTTGCCACATAAGATGTCATGTCAACCAAGTCCAAGTCATTTATGTGGGGTCCACGTGAGTTTTACCTATCGATATGTCAATCCTAGGCAATGGTACCTTTCTCGACTAACTATTACCTACCAATACAGTATTTGTCAAAATATGTAGGTAAAATGATTTACCTACCAATACGCTATCTTTACCTACAATTAATATTGGTAGGCAAAGGTTGAATTTCTTGTAGTTAGTTTAGCTTCCAGAATTGTACTATTCACAAAGTAGAACTCTTTCAACACTCGAGCCATAAGAGAGATCATAGACCGAATAATATTCCAACCTTGCTTAGGTAGAAGAGCTCTATTAAAGTTCTCTAGATGACGGAATCCAAGACCCCTTTCTCATTTCAACTTACATAGAACATCCCACTTACACCAATGGATCTTCCTTTTATCCAATGAAGCACCCCCACCAAAACTTAGAAGCCAATGAATGAAGGTCCTTAATAAGACTTTTAGGAATTTTGAAGCAACTCATAACATAACCTGTAATAGCTAGAACTAATGACTTTATGAGAACTTCCCTTTTTCGCTTGAGAAAAAAAGGATCATTTCCAACTTTTCAATTTTTGCCACACCTTTTGTCTAATCATACTGAACACTTACTTTTTCTTCTTACCTATATAGGTTGGAAGCCTCAAATACTTAGAAAGATTTAGAACCATCTTAACTCCCATCGAAGTGGAAATTTCTGCCCCAACATCATCAGAAACACGACAACCTACACACATTTTAGACTTCTAAAAGTTCACCATTGTTAGGAATGGTGCCCTTTAAAGCATCTATTGGACAATATTTTTATGACATAAATAATTGAGATGAATTTTTgcttatatttattgtttattatgattatttgaataatattatatgaatatcataaaatttccaaattcgttattgtgactacaatcttatATTGGTACGAGAgtattaagattgtagggaacaaatttaaagagttcacagtaaaataaaatCATATGGAATCCTTGGATTAAATACTGTTAGTACGGTGCACTAGTactatgaatacatgtaatctacatctgaattactgatgtagtaggacatcttagtggaggtactttgtataatgttgagaactcttgaataaagagttatttcatgtgcttttgaacttataattgtgaaaaaatcgtgggtgatgttagtttatttttagcttttgtagctaactttggtgtttttatgatcttaaataagtttaattatttttttagtttttaatagctaatgggttaaatatagtagtttcatggataaatattttgacaaggaatgaactaacatgtgaaactatttaaattgaatttttgatggctgaattatTAGGTTTTGCTGAAGTATTTTAATCAGGCAGTTTTTGGGGACATAGAACACGTGGCAAGTCAATGGGTGAGCTGGAAtattggctgaggtggcaagggcaAAAAGCATCAGTCAACATTTGggagaaaatgacaaaagaaaagaagaattcACATTTTTAGAGGAAATGGGCAATATTGTACTTTTGGGGGGAAAAGGAGGAAACCTAGAATGCACTTAATGAAGTATCAGCCGAATTGAGAAAGGaggcagccatttttggaaagaaaaaccagcaaagaaaagagagaaactcagaaatcaacaaggaagaaggaagacgaacaaagaaagctcaagcatcattttggatttgttctttcttctattcCTAAACTTTATCTTTATATTTTCTAAGTGATTtctgaatctgaatattatgggctgttttgattgtggattaatgtttattaactcagccatgaactaatttttaggtggcttgaattattgatgaaccctatgttatagtctagcaatttcttgcactttattttagtaaaatctctcttgttcattcaagtgtgcttatattaatttcttgttgttgtttggctaGCAATgacaagttatttaattatgcttaatgctggaaagattaaatgtaatgagAAGAACTTAGATGACACAAGTCAtgatctaggttaggttatgttagtaagtaacatagggatgcgTTATTTGCATTGTgtaattttttagaattaaactttgaattgcattcttaaatctgatttttcaTAGGattatgtttaattaggtaaaagaattaatgtcataaaatttgggaaagttttatgagtgtttaaatgattttttgttaacctgggagttttgctataATATTGTTGCCACAATCTGTCCGCAATTTGTCcaggatgattaatataggggaattcaataattcaagtccattttgcaatccatatatttctctcaattttcttgttcagttcagttttaatttaagtatttccatctttttaatattttgtttagcctaaaaacaacccatttgatttttagtacttttaagttgtttagtaattgttttgcttatttttctaatttgcaatccttgtggagacgatctacttatcattatattaattgtgtgattatgtgcacttgcgtatttaaaatcaaatatttaagttatcacaacaagtttttggcaccgttacTGGGGATTGGAATTAGATATTTTTGTAATATCAATTACttgcaatttatttatttttctttgttgagcTGACTTTGTTTGCTTACTCTTGTGTTTTCTCAGGTGATTCACTATATGAatgagcaagaagacattgaactagctcctattgaccctgagattgaaagaacagttagaagaagactaagggagCAACGGGCTCAAAACAACATTAATATGGttgaagaggttgaaggagttgagggtgctaataatgtCACTAATGCAATTGCTATGGAtgatgatagagagagagagagccataAGGAAGTATTCTGCCCCATGTTCAATGAGCTAAATCCGGGCattgttaggcctgaaattcaagcaccccaatttgagttaaagcccgtgatgttccaaatgttgcaaacagtgggtcaatttagtaggctgcctactgaggatcctcatcttcatcttcgttcatttttggaggtgagcgattcttAAGATACAAGGAGTGAGTGACAAGACCCTAAGGTTAAAATTGTTCCCTTTTTCTTTGAGGGATAGAGCTAGAGCTTGGCTAAACACCCTTCCTCTCGACTCagtgactacatggaatgagttggctgaaaaattcttgatgaagtactttcctcccaccaaaaatgccaagtttcgcAATGAAATTATGTCCTTTGAACAGCTGGAAGATGAATCATTTTGTGAATCTTGGGAGAGATTCAAAGAGTTATTGAGAAAGTGCCCACACCATGGGGTCCCGCATTGTATACAAATAGAAACATTCTATAatgggctcaattcttccactcgtatggtgttagatgcttcagctaatggggctattctctctaagtcctacaatgaagcctatgagattttggagaggatagctagcaacaattatcaatggtccaatgctagagcctcaacaagtcgaAAAATGGTTGGTATACTTGAAGTGGATGCATTGACAGCTTTGACcgctcaagtttcttcaatgactaaccttctcaagaacacGAGTTTGAGGGGAATGGTACAACCAGCTGCTATGGGACAGGTTGCCGATgtatcttgtgtttattgtggagatggtCACACATTTGAGAGTTGTCCTTCAAATCCCGCTTCGGTTTGTtatgtggggaatcaaaatgccaaccgAAATAACCCATATTCGAACTCTTATAATCTAGGGAGGAGGCATCATCCTAACTTCtcatgtggggggggggggggggggtcaaggagctagttcaagGTGGGGCACCAATGCAAATCAAGCCTACATATCCATCGaggttttctcaacaacaaccaagagctccaccacctcctcctcaagtgtctcaatcaacctctttggagagtttaatgaaagaatatatggccaagaatgatgGTGTGATTCAGAGCCAAGTGGCATCCTTGAGGAACCTAGAGATTCAATCGGGGCAGCTAGCTAATGAGCTAAGGAATCGACCACACGACACTTTGCCTAGTGATACCAAAAATCGAAGGAAAGATGGTAAGGATCATTGCAAGGCGGTTACCTTGAGGAGTGGTAAAAATCTGGAATTGACTGAGGAGAATTGTAAGAGAAACagtgagcccacttcaatccaaagtagtgtggacAAGGGAGACATAGCTGTGAATTCAAAAATTTTAAATGCTGATCCTGAAGCAATTGTTGCAGCAATTCTCAGCAAAATGCTACAGAGAAGCCTATGAacaagccacctccaccatttcctcagcgCTTCCAAAAGCAGTAACAAGATGGTCAATTCCGGAGAATTTTAGATGTTTTGAAACAACTTCACATCAATATACCgttggtggaagctttggagcAAATACCAAACTATGTGAAGTTTTTGAATGATATTTTAACTAAGAAGATGAGGATTGGTGAATTTGAAATGGTGGCGTTGACTatattgaagaataaaattcctcctaaattgaAGGATCCGGGCAGCTTCACAATTCCTTGTTCTATTGGTGGTAGAGACGTTGGTAGAGCACTTTGTGACATGGGGGCtagtatcaatttgatgcccatgtcaaTTTTCAAGAAGTTGGGGATTGGAGAAGCAAGACCAACCACAGTCACTTTGCAATCAGCGGATCGCTCTATGGCACACGCggaaggaaaaattgaagatgtACTTGTGCAAGTTGATAAATTCATTTTTCCGGTTGATTTCATCATCCTTGATTATGAAGTGGATAGAGATGTTCCTATTATCttgggtaggccatttctagctacCGAGAGGACCTTGATTGATGTACAAAAATAGGAGCTTACTAtgagggtgaatgaccaacaagtGACTTTCAATGTGTTCAACACTATGAAGTTTCCGGATGAGATTGAGGAATGTTCAAGGCTAAGTGTAATTGAGTCTATTGTCGCTGAAAAATTCCACAAGGAAGCTTTTAATGATGGAGTGGGGGTGAGGTCACTTGAAGAGCTTGAAGACTTAAGTGAAGAGGAAGAAAGCCAAGTTACATGAGTGGAGTCAAAGCAGCCCTTTGCTAAATTTAGGAGGTCTATTGAGTCATTGAACTTGTCGGAAGGGAATTTTAAGCCTCCTAAGCCCTCTATTCAAGAGCCCCCAAAATTAGAGTTGGAGCCTTTGCCTAGTCACTTGAAATATGCTTATTTGAGAGATAATGAGACTTTGCCTGTGATTATTTCAGCCATGTTAGGAGGTGAAAAAGAGCAATTGTTGCTAGCTGTTTTGAAGAAATATACAAGAGCCATTGGTTGGACCATGGTAGATATCAAGGGTATAAGTCCCTCATTTTGTATGCATAAAATTCTGTTGGAGGATTGTTgtaataattgttatattattttataatataatgtaatattatattattttataaataatattttagattaaataaatgtgacatagagtgcacatattgtaacatataatagagagttacattatttagatatatgtgaaatatctaaatatgtaacatatttggtgttacaaatttgtaacttccaaatattacccattattgtgtaaatttcttgctacacaatattgagatgaatttcttaaagtcataagagatatgactgttagagatgcgattttaactcccataatgtgtatggaagttacaaaatcaagtgggaatgaatttggaacgttttggcaaagttGGAAAATTGGTTGTTGAAAAAACATCTTGGGTCGTGGCCTGAGTTTTTTAGGCCGTGACCCAAGAGGCAAAAACACATTGTGGGCCGCGACatgtgtttttcaggccgcggcctaagcggctgacaacattttccaaacttcgattttatccaattttgaacgtttccaacaaccaagtaactcccaaatctctattttaattccataaacatccaattaatcattggtaacaactatgggggttggtggaatttgaaattcaaagggtgtctcaaaactctataaataggagcctattgctcacttgaaagacacacatttctatccattagagcacttggctagaaacaccttgaggcttgattattccagaaagcatttccaaaaatctgtgagatatcccttagtgcttgagttagggggaaataagcttttggacagatgtttcaaaccttgttcaagttggtgatccccaacactcttcactttggtagtgtgagtgagagttatttctattttgttttcttgttctttctttctattctatttctcttcatcttcatattcttctcttttgtttatttgtatttcttgttttgagttgtaatcttcttttctttttttcaaacatttcactttatttgtattattttgcatagagttgtacttctctatttctcttcttctacttcttcttttatttatttgtattttcagtcatagagttgtaactttatttaatcaatcaatatttatttgtaatattttgtttagagttgtaattatcttaccatttccattgaggaaaactatttttcctaaaattcaaaagcttacccttgtttgtttcaatggaaggtgagatcatcaagatcatgaatcaagacttaatgagattggataggtttgatgggtccaatttcactagatggaaagacaaggtgaggtttcttttaaccactcttaaAATCGCCTACAGTCTAGAATctctcccaacaccatccgacaaagacactcctgaggtggtggagaaaagaaggaagagggaggaggacaatatcctttgtaggggtcatatcctcaacgccctttttgataggctctatgacctctacaccgagactaaatcggcaaaggagatatggtgtagagtccaagaactttacttagctaagttagatagtagtataatagtaaaaatagtattatctttatgactgtggatttttggttcagaccaggatttatttggacactcatagtagtacttgtagattttctaagtttaacctatagtttaagaatattaattttaacctaaggtttgattaatatgattgaaattgaggataatatttagtatactatatggtttaaataagaaccaataggattatagcacatgttatgtatgggttattaatgattaagtaatttgaggattaaatttattaagggtaaagtttgaatgctctaaggtcagtcagtagctttgaaaGCGTTTGAGGgattagtcaaggctgtttaatcaatttaaattaagctaaaaatgtgtaatttcatgtttaaataattagcgtatgccgatatatcgcagctataggggcgatatatcacagcacgaAGATATgaaaaacccgaaacgatgcacgattgcctcgggcatattggcccaggcgatatatcgcctacagggggcgatatatctcccctctcagcacattttgaaagttttcaaaatcatttcccattcaaaccttcaacctcttgataagtccatcacctttctgaacgagtcttcagcctctgctgaacgataattcaaattattttcacttaaaaagccattatttttattcaagttaaatgagatcttttcattcctaaactctataaataggacctagtacccagccatttatccatctattactctaagttcagaggctgcaagttgctaggtgagtgtgagagtgtaaacacttgggttggaaatcataagcttgatcatcataagcttatcaaacacttgggaagtaaggttttattgcatttcagttcaaggtttagattggtcttacaagtcttcaaggtatttccacactctatttcattggtattattttatttaagttctcatagtcttctactcagccttctaaccttattcttattttggttaggaaatctaagttcttgagcacaaggttttggtaagtatattttaatagtatagttccttcatctctttcatctctttttcttcaatagactcaccctttcataaatggtttttaggagtgttccaaagtcccaactctgtcctcatatcccggtatttttggtaaggaaaataggatagaatttatatgttatatgcttttatatgttatcttatgattttatgttatacaatatgttatgatatgtatgattgtagacttgggcatatgacccacatgactaacaagccccatatatattatgggcatatgacttgcttagctagcaagaccccactaatctaatgggcatataacttgtttagtctatgggaccccaagtaataatggccattatagtatgtatgtgatataagtgttatgttatgttttttatgttttttttttttatgaaatttatgtatatggactatgtgttagattttccttactgggcattaggcccactcctttttgtttatatgtgcaggaaaatagacttagtggcgggaaaggttcttggaagcttggagaatgtgtattgaggcggaatggattcaagagccgagcgtttcgattcgaggatgtagttttgtttcttatggtttttacatgtattttttccgcattttttcatgtaaatctctttttaattatgtcatattttaattttaaaacgatgggatcccatatcctacttgatattttatgtgagtttaacttttatttttacaagtttcttaataaagtcatggtcttttcacttgtaaattttattaaggattagtatttatatatagttttcgttaatggtccaaaagtctagagtagttgagtcattacatatgggatgcacttgaaacagaattcaaggcggaagaggaaggtaccaaaaagtttttgatatcgcaatatttttatttcaaattttttggtaataaacccatgcttcctcaaatacatgaattgtaaattattgttaacaaattgaaagtgctaaagattgagcttcccgaggcctttcaagttggtgctatagtggctaaattaccaccaacttggaagagctataggaaaagaatccttcataaaaataaggattattctttggaggaaatccaaaaaaaTATTCGAATTGAAgatgaatcgatatgtagagattaACTTGTGGAGTGGTCTAACGAAGAGatttccaaagcaaatgcggtgtcacaaccaaaacatcccaaaagcagagggaaaaagggtaacgagaaacctttgggtccaaaaaccaacccaaacaagttcaagggcgagaaaggtccttgctttgtgtgtgggaaaaagggtcactatgctagagagtgtaggcatagaaaagaccaacaaggacctaaggtgaatgcaacttaagaggaaaacatagttgctacccttagtgaggtgaatgcagtccaaggcaaggtgaaagggtggtggtatgatacatgtgccaccgtccatgtcacctatgacaaatcattgttcaagacctttgaagagtcaaagggcaaccatgagattcaaatgggtaatgagggaaaatccaaggtacttgacAAAGGTAGTATTGAAAtttttttcacctccggcaagaaagttacattagtgaatgtgctttatgttctcgaaatgagtagaaacttggtaagtggtgattttcttggcaagcccggcattaaagccttttttgagtccggtaaacttatacttaccaaattaaatgtatttttgggaaaggggtactcttgtgagggtatggttaaattatgcaccaatgatgtaactttcaacgttatcaataaaaatgcaaattccgcctatattgttgagtatgattctttatattTGTGGcgtcttagactatcgcatataggtttttcaaccatgaaaagagtagtaaaatgtggtatgattgcatgcaatattaaaaactatggtaaatgtgaaacatgtgttaaggaaaaaatgattaagaaaccatttcctagtgtagaaagattaTCTAAcatactagatttaatccatagtgatctttgtgaattaaatggtgttttaactagaagtggcaaaatgtattttcttacttttatagatgattttagtagatatacctatgtgtttcttttaaagcataaagatgaagcttttgatgcttttaaattatataaattagaagttgaaaatcaactaaatataaagattaaggtgctaagaagtgatagaggaggagagtacttttctaatgaattcaatacattttgtgaagtaaattgtataattcatgagtgcatcgcaccttatacaccacaacacaatggtgtttccAAAAggaaaataggacttatctagagatgataaattctatgttggtgttttctaagttgaacttcaacttattgggtgaagcgcttttaaccgcttgtcacattcttaatcgaataccgatgaagaaaaacgagatatctccatatgagttatggaaaggaagaaaacccaacatagggtacttcaaagtgtgggtgtgtcttgcatattgcaagaaaaacgaacctaatagaacaaagttaggttcaagagtcataaagtgtgcttttgtttgttatgccaacaatagtaaagcttaaaggctattagacttagattctaatattgtgattgaatctagagaagttgaattctttgagaacatgttatgtgacaacaattctcaaacttcaacatctctaaaggagaatgtgttatatgagaacaattctcaagcttctacatccaaattAATTCTCAAGAGGAgtattctcaaaagaatgtaaagcaaccctttgaacttagaagaagtcaaaggctaaaaataatgagaaaagtctagtagtggatgagatagattctcaacgaatttcattctacatggtagaaggaaatagagaggaagtcattaggaaaattcctattgtacttcttgttgatgatgacctaagacttataaagaagttatgcaatcaagagatactgcattttggaaagaagccatcaatggtgagatggattcaattctttccaacaacacttgggaattggtagacctcccaccggggtctaagccaattgggtgtaagtgagtatttaggagaaaataccacactgatggcactatccaaaccttcaaagctagattagtagctaaagggtttaggcaaaaagagggtatcgattatttcgatacctatgcgcctgttgcaagaacaaattctataagaattttgttctctttagcttctatacacaaattgtatgttcatcaaatggatgtcaaaacgacattccttaatggtgacctcaatgaggaggtctatatggagcaacccgaagggtttgtcctaccaaaatatgaacataaagtgtgtagacttgtaaaatccttatatggattgaaacatgctcctaagcaatggcatgagaaatttgatcaagccatcatgtctaatgggtttagacataacaattgagacaagtgtttgtattccaaaacttgtaagggatatgtgatcattgtttgcttatatgtggatgacatgcttattctaagtgatagcatgaaagggatagaagaaacgaagatgtttccatcatcaaccttcaagatgaaagatcttggagaatttgacaccatacttggtatcaaagtaaagaaacatagtgggggttttgcgttagggcaagcccactatgttgagaaagtattgaacaaatttaaccatctcaaggttaaagatgccaatactccattcgatcatagtgtaaaactagagaagaatgaaggaagaacagtggctcaattggagtacgctagtgctatagggagtctaatgtacgcttcCCAaagtactagacctgatatagcatttgcagtgagtaaacttagtaggtttacaagtaatccaagtgtggatcactggaaggtgattggaagagtcctaggttatctcaagaaaaccgaagaactaagccttcattactccaaatttccttcaatattagaaggatatacaaatgcaagctggatatccaatcttggggacaacttgtccataactggttgggtatttacacttggtgggggtgcaatttcttggggttccaaaaaacagacctgtatatctcattctactatggaagtagagtttatagctctagctgctaccgccaaagaggccgaatggttaagggatctgttgatagagatacccctaatcaaagagaatgtatccactatatcgatacattgtgatagccaagcgacattggctagagcatacagcggagtgtataatgggaagtctagacatattagtctaagacatggatatgtaagagaattgatttaGAGAGGAGTCATCttaatatcctatgtgagaacaagtgaaaatttgcggatcctttcactaagccactaacaagggatttagtggctacattaTCTCGAGGGATGTGACTTAAACTCCCCAAAGAGATTCActattgatggtaacctatcttaacactagttatttaacttgtgttaggttcaataggtaacaacaagtcaatcaa
The genomic region above belongs to Humulus lupulus chromosome 1, drHumLupu1.1, whole genome shotgun sequence and contains:
- the LOC133812389 gene encoding uncharacterized protein LOC133812389; the protein is MRIGEFEMVALTILKNKIPPKLKDPGSFTIPCSIGGRDVGRALCDMGASINLMPMSIFKKLGIGEARPTTVTLQSADRSMAHAEGKIEDVLVQVDKFIFPVDFIILDYEVDRDVPIILGRPFLATERTLIDVQK